In Nocardia asteroides, the following proteins share a genomic window:
- a CDS encoding class II glutamine amidotransferase, with the protein MCLLTFIPASVAPDPTALRHGAEANPHGHGFAVIAGPVIVTGHGMNAEEVIDLFARVRAQHPRGPALFHSRYATHGIRTVDNCHPFRLGGDKRTVLAHNGVLPKRVHPGPYDWRSDTRIAAEDYLPRQPFGSIDTHKGFRGLESWLGSSKLLILTVDPAFDQQVYLLNESKGLWDSGIWYSNRSYLPWSQRYATQRRLACRSCETVDENRVSRYCTTCGWCFACENRFPHCECRRPRTRSPRHRALNRPLPLSAVKPPTAPSP; encoded by the coding sequence GTGTGCCTCTTGACCTTCATCCCCGCCTCCGTCGCACCGGACCCGACCGCGTTGCGGCATGGCGCCGAGGCGAATCCGCACGGGCATGGGTTCGCTGTTATCGCCGGCCCCGTGATTGTGACCGGGCACGGCATGAACGCCGAGGAAGTGATCGACCTGTTCGCCCGGGTTCGTGCCCAGCATCCGCGGGGTCCGGCGTTGTTTCATTCCCGCTACGCAACCCACGGCATCCGCACCGTCGACAACTGTCACCCCTTCCGCCTCGGTGGTGACAAACGAACCGTGTTGGCGCACAACGGTGTCCTGCCCAAACGTGTGCATCCGGGCCCGTATGACTGGCGATCGGACACCCGCATCGCCGCCGAGGACTACCTCCCACGCCAGCCGTTCGGGTCGATCGACACCCACAAGGGGTTTCGGGGACTCGAGTCCTGGCTGGGGTCATCCAAGTTGCTGATCCTCACTGTCGACCCCGCCTTCGACCAGCAGGTGTATCTGCTCAACGAGTCGAAAGGCTTGTGGGACAGCGGGATCTGGTACTCCAACCGCAGCTACCTGCCCTGGTCGCAGCGGTACGCCACGCAACGCCGATTGGCATGCCGTAGCTGTGAGACCGTCGACGAGAACCGGGTCAGCCGCTACTGCACCACGTGCGGGTGGTGCTTCGCCTGCGAGAACCGGTTCCCGCACTGCGAATGCCGCCGACCGCGCACCCGCAGCCCGCGCCACCGCGCTCTCAACCGACCCCTGCCGTTGTCGGCGGTGAAACCACCGACCGCCCCGAGTCCCTGA
- a CDS encoding amidoligase family protein gives MCEDCERYAPYVVAVLSGGDVCESCAESYTACDDCDLRTADSYTVDGDRAVCEDCRDDYTRCHRCRTLVRGREYYCDDCARPDDSRVHDSDYSPRPVFHGHGPLFLGMELELRTTVHGYEDSVATANNHLDGVGYLKYDGSISCGFELVTHPMSFDYAMSEFPWALLTRLRLLGCHTDDEVGIHVHVSRAGFDSPAHIYRWLKLVYRNETHVTALARRRDSQWASFDPDTRDMAKHLAHGGHGWGRYHAINARPAHTFELRVFASSLDRREVQAALGFAHASVEYTRALRAHDVVAGQGWDWATFTSWVAARPEYAALTAELAALAPASIGVPSRNLEDFACAS, from the coding sequence GTGTGTGAGGACTGCGAGCGCTACGCGCCCTACGTCGTGGCGGTCCTCTCCGGCGGTGACGTGTGCGAATCGTGTGCCGAGTCCTACACCGCCTGCGACGACTGCGATCTGCGCACCGCCGACTCCTACACCGTCGACGGTGATCGGGCGGTGTGCGAGGACTGCCGCGACGACTACACCCGATGCCACAGGTGCCGCACCCTCGTCCGGGGACGTGAGTACTACTGCGACGACTGCGCCCGGCCCGACGATTCCCGTGTCCACGACTCCGACTACAGCCCGCGCCCGGTCTTTCACGGGCACGGGCCGCTGTTTCTGGGCATGGAACTCGAACTCCGCACCACCGTGCACGGCTATGAGGACTCGGTCGCGACCGCGAACAACCACCTCGACGGGGTCGGCTACCTCAAATACGACGGGTCGATCAGTTGCGGGTTCGAACTGGTCACCCACCCGATGAGTTTCGACTACGCGATGAGCGAGTTCCCCTGGGCGCTGTTGACGCGGCTGCGGTTGCTGGGTTGTCACACCGATGACGAGGTCGGCATCCACGTGCATGTGTCGCGGGCCGGGTTCGACTCCCCTGCCCATATCTACCGGTGGCTCAAACTCGTCTACCGCAACGAAACCCACGTCACCGCGCTGGCGCGGCGCCGCGACTCGCAATGGGCCAGCTTCGACCCCGACACCCGCGACATGGCCAAACACCTCGCCCACGGCGGACACGGGTGGGGCCGCTATCACGCCATCAACGCCCGACCCGCCCACACCTTCGAGCTGCGGGTCTTCGCCAGCTCGCTCGATCGCCGCGAGGTGCAAGCCGCGCTCGGTTTCGCCCATGCCTCCGTCGAATACACCCGCGCCCTGCGCGCCCACGACGTCGTCGCCGGCCAGGGCTGGGACTGGGCCACCTTCACCAGCTGGGTGGCAGCGCGACCGGAATACGCCGCTTTGACCGCTGAACTCGCCGCGCTGGCACCGGCCTCAATCGGTGTGCCCAGCCGGAACCTGGAGGACTTCGCATGTGCATCTTGA
- a CDS encoding class II glutamine amidotransferase, whose translation MCILTVIKPGIAPDFHALAAGAVANPHGHGWAVHAGDRLIVGHGMDPETTITEFAHARASFPDGPALFHSRFATHGDHTTANCHPFAIGGDKRSVLAHNGILPEHVHPLTGDDRSDTRIAAEDFLPQNPFGSLDSWAGRERFELWLGTDKAAILTVDPAYKHPAYIFNEHRGHWRDGSWYSNHNYELGRYPAGAFVDYEFCDNCGAEYDNPDGPHCPYCGFCEACLNPYPRCRCTCPDEADRYSDLLALETA comes from the coding sequence ATGTGCATCTTGACCGTCATCAAACCCGGCATCGCCCCCGATTTCCATGCTCTCGCCGCCGGTGCGGTCGCGAACCCGCACGGGCACGGGTGGGCTGTGCACGCCGGGGACCGGCTCATCGTCGGCCACGGCATGGACCCAGAGACCACCATCACCGAATTCGCCCACGCCCGAGCATCATTCCCGGACGGGCCGGCGTTGTTTCATTCCCGCTTCGCCACCCACGGTGACCACACCACCGCCAACTGTCACCCCTTCGCCATCGGCGGGGACAAGCGAAGCGTGCTGGCCCACAACGGGATCCTGCCCGAGCACGTCCACCCCCTCACCGGTGACGACCGTTCCGATACCCGGATCGCGGCCGAGGACTTCTTGCCGCAGAACCCGTTCGGGTCATTGGATTCCTGGGCCGGACGGGAACGGTTCGAACTCTGGTTGGGTACCGACAAGGCCGCCATCCTCACCGTCGACCCCGCCTACAAACATCCCGCCTACATCTTCAACGAACACCGCGGGCACTGGCGCGACGGGTCGTGGTACTCAAATCACAACTACGAGCTGGGCCGATACCCGGCCGGTGCCTTCGTCGACTACGAGTTCTGTGACAACTGCGGGGCAGAGTACGACAACCCCGACGGCCCGCACTGCCCGTACTGCGGCTTCTGCGAAGCGTGCCTGAATCCCTACCCGCGCTGCCGCTGCACCTGCCCCGATGAGGCCGACCGCTACTCCGACCTCCTGGCACTCGAAACCGCCTGA
- a CDS encoding IS110 family RNA-guided transposase produces the protein MNRYCGIDWAEGHHDIAIVDQDGALVSKKRIGDDPAGFAALTEMLTAAGDTAEEPIPVAIETTRGLMVAALRATGRPVYAINPMAVARYRERHTLARTKSDHADAMTLANILRVDAHVHRTMPADSELAQAIAVLARAQQDAVWRRTKASNELRSLLREFYPVFLATFADRSSTNLAKPEVRAVLAIAPTPTSAAKLTKTRVAAALRRAGRKRGIDERAAEIVKQLRRPGLRQPTPVETAMGRHVLVLLAALNAACVGADELEEAAAEEFRKHPDHAIITSFPGLADLAGARVLAEIGDDRNRFATARSLKAYAGSAPVTRASGRSISITHRRIKNDRLAATGWVWAFAAAINRGPAREHYLRRRAHGDRHSAALRHLFNKMLGQLHYCLRTDQTFDPVKAFPGPKVREPLAA, from the coding sequence ATGAACCGCTACTGCGGGATCGACTGGGCCGAGGGCCATCACGACATCGCCATCGTCGATCAAGACGGTGCTCTGGTTTCGAAGAAGCGGATCGGAGACGACCCGGCAGGCTTTGCCGCACTTACCGAAATGTTGACCGCAGCGGGCGACACCGCGGAGGAACCGATCCCCGTCGCGATTGAGACCACCCGCGGTTTGATGGTCGCTGCGCTGCGAGCCACCGGCAGACCCGTCTATGCGATCAACCCCATGGCAGTGGCACGCTACCGCGAACGGCACACGCTGGCCCGTACCAAGTCTGATCACGCCGACGCGATGACGTTGGCAAACATCCTTCGCGTCGACGCACATGTCCATCGCACGATGCCGGCCGACAGCGAGCTCGCTCAAGCCATCGCAGTCCTGGCCCGCGCGCAACAGGACGCGGTATGGCGACGCACCAAAGCAAGCAATGAACTGCGTTCGCTACTGCGCGAGTTCTACCCGGTATTCCTGGCGACGTTCGCGGACCGGTCCTCAACAAACCTCGCCAAACCAGAGGTCCGCGCGGTGCTAGCGATCGCGCCGACACCGACATCCGCCGCAAAGCTCACCAAAACTCGCGTCGCGGCTGCACTGCGTCGCGCGGGGCGCAAACGCGGCATCGACGAACGGGCTGCTGAGATCGTCAAGCAGCTGCGTCGTCCCGGCCTTCGCCAACCAACACCCGTCGAAACCGCGATGGGCCGCCACGTGCTTGTCCTCCTCGCGGCTCTGAACGCCGCTTGCGTCGGTGCAGACGAGCTGGAAGAGGCTGCAGCCGAAGAGTTCCGCAAGCACCCCGACCACGCGATCATCACCAGCTTTCCCGGCCTCGCCGATCTTGCCGGCGCCCGCGTTCTTGCCGAGATCGGCGACGACCGCAACCGGTTCGCCACCGCTCGGTCGCTGAAGGCCTACGCCGGATCGGCTCCTGTCACCAGAGCCTCTGGGCGTTCGATCTCAATTACCCACCGCCGCATCAAGAACGATCGTCTTGCTGCTACCGGTTGGGTGTGGGCCTTCGCAGCAGCGATCAATAGGGGCCCGGCCCGCGAGCACTACCTTCGTCGGAGGGCACACGGAGACAGGCACAGTGCAGCGTTGCGACATCTGTTCAACAAGATGCTCGGCCAGTTGCACTACTGCCTCCGCACAGATCAAACCTTCGATCCTGTCAAGGCGTTCCCCGGCCCGAAGGTTCGGGAGCCCCTAGCGGCCTGA